The Cannabis sativa cultivar Pink pepper isolate KNU-18-1 chromosome 8, ASM2916894v1, whole genome shotgun sequence genomic interval CATGTGAGCTCATGGTTCAATTCTATTGTATTTTGCAGCTATAGCTACAGTTTTCACTATAACAATTCAGGGAATGATAACTATGTATTATAGGGGAAATATTTGTGAATCCAtacaaaaatgaaaatgaatacAGCTTATACCCAGTTTTTTGTGATAAAACATACACTGTGACAAATTAACCAAACTCACACAAACTCTTTTAGATTTAACCAAACACAGGTTTGATCTACTGACAAGGTAGTCGGCAAATTTATCAGATTATGCATAAAGTAGAATTCTCGAATTCTGAGTTATGACAAATTACCATGAAAGACGGCTAGCAGTTCTGTTTATTAGTAAAAGATTCGAGTAACGATCGTTCTCTTTGAGTTCAACTCGATTAACACCTTCAACGTGGGCAATCCCTCTGGATCCCAACTTCATACTTGTTGATAGCACCTGATGCCACAACTTTGAATTGTCTAAAATTACTGGTACAGTTTCACTTATGAAATCCATATCATACAAAGAGTCCATGGCACACGAGTTTGCTGCCCACCTACCAAATATAAAGAAACACACACATTTGTAGAAAATCAAATTGCAATTGCAGATTCCCTCTAATTTCAAAATGTGCCAAAGCATCAAATTAATCAGAAACTATAAGCTGAGACccgatattattatttttagcaaCAACACTTGTTATCTAATCAGCAAAAACTGTTTCTTTCAAAGCAATAAtagtaattagaaaaaaaattagcaaattgTTTTACCTTTCGTCTGAACTTTCATTACTGGCCTGTTGATGAAGTATTCCCTTCTTATTATGTATTGGATTGATACACATTCGAGAAGGCATTACGAAAGTTCTGTAACAATAAAGATCAGTACAATAGCAAAGAATCAGCCACTAATAAATTTCAAGTTTTGCTACCCAAGTCCAGTGCCGATGTTTTCCATGTTTAGATCGACACTGGTCTGTCTCAAATTTCACTAAATCATATCCCATTTAagatatctaaaattaaagattCTCTACTTCCTAACTACGTTTTCTCGGCAACCAAACAAGGAagtgaaaaagaaaatttaagtgAAAAAAAATACCTCTGCAGAAACATAGCCTCCTCAAGAGCACACCTGAGGCTGGACTCCTGGTGACCGAGGCCCTCACAGGAATCACAATGCTTTCCAGGGCAGTCAATTTTGTTACCCCAATACAAGTATTTCTCATTCCCTGTAGGGCGGTACTTGGGTCTCTTTAACTTGGCAATGTATTCAGAGgcattataagaaaataaagaccCATTTGTGGAGAGTAGAGAGGAAACGAGGAAGAGGAGGCTAATGGCAGCTACGGCGATTACTAAGTAGATAATTGAGGATCTGGGCTTTTGTTTGGCCTTTGGAGCTCTATGAAACGCCATTGAAGTTTGTGTTGCcgagagaagaagaggaagagtaGGAAGTGTCAGAATTCAGATCTTGGGACTGAGAGAGTATAATAggccatcatcatcatcttccacATGGGGTTGTTGGTCTGTAGCTTATGCTTAATGATTTGAAAACACACATCATTTGGATTCGATGATTTCAGGTTTGAGTAATAATACGGTTTTGAGTAAAGAGGGTAGCATCACCACTAAAATAATTTactcacacttttttttttttaaataagcgtagttatatattagaaaaatattagacCTCACGATCATTATACAAAATGTTCTCTGGTAAAGAATTGATCGGAATGGATCCGTACATCTAGTGGTTAAAAGCCCAATTTGCCACATTATGGGCcgcaaaattataatttactcACACAGTGTTATGATTTGGgtcattttctataatttttcatttatttattttaaagtaatttGCGGTTAAACTCTATATACTTTTATGTTTGTTACGGTTAAACTCCTTTACTCGAAAAATTAGGGCTTATACTCTTTGGACTCGACAATCGTTTTCCTCTATAATTAGGGATGCACACGAGGCGAGAAATTGGCGAGGAGTGCTTCTCCCGTCCCCATTTCTGTTAAAAATTTGAATCTCAATTCCCACTTATTCCCTATTGGGGATGGGACGGATAATCCCCTAATGGGGACAGTAACGGGGCGGAGAATTtcttaatagaaaaataaattttatcttaaaatttttaatatacaaaaatattaaactacataaaaattaaaatattacacattaattattaaactaattataatccaaaacacaacttaaaattcataaaaaagatactaatgtactaaaaaaaatgcaaacataaattataaattattactagaaataaaagataaaatactaaaaatacaaacataaattataaattataaaatattactaaaaaaatggAGAAATGCTCAAAAATCTCAAATTGAGGTATCATGGCCTAGTTTTAAGGCTGGTGATGGAGCTGAGCATTTGATTTGTCCACCTAAGAATAGTGTTAAGATTAATGTAGATGCAACTTTGTTTGAGGATGGGGCTCGGGCGGGTGTTGGAGTTGTAGCCAGGGATAACAAGGGTCTTTTCATTGAGGGGTTCACAAAAGTTTTCAATGAAGCTTTGGACCTTGCTTTGGTGGAAGCAATGGGAGTGAGGGAAGCGCTGAGCTGGCTAAAGGAGAAAATGTGGCAAAGAGTGCTCATTGAGACAGATTGCCTAACGGTGGTACAAGCGCTCTGCAGTCATGTCAAAATGATTTCTTTATTTGGTAATGTAATCAATGAGTGTAAGAGTGTGCTTAAAGAGTTAAGAAATGTctctatttattttgttaagcgGTCAGCTGATATGGTAGCTCATAGTCTCGCTAGAGTTTTCATTTTATTTCCTGATCGTATTTTCAGTTTTGGGGATGTCCCAACTGAGTTGCTACCCTACTTGGTAGCTGAATTTGTTGGTTAATAAAAGTATTTtccttcaaaaagaaaaaagataaaatactaAATGGTCCTCGTCAAGGCGGGGAGTGTGATCCCTATTCTCGCCCCGTTCcttatttagataggaaatcctcgccccattaggggcgggtcccCGCGGGAGAAATGTGCATCCTTATCTGTAGTCCTTCCATCTACTTTGGTCTATTAAGTTTCAAAGTGGACTGCCACAGTATACATAAGTGTACACATAGTAAAATTTCATTAGTCGacctaatattaataatataaatattaaaaaaataatttaaaatattttaaaaatttaaaaattaagaataaaaaataaaaagaaaatcttttttttcctcttttttctttcttttttttttcctttctttttctcGACCTTTCTCACCTTGGCTTCCCAAACCTTGATAACCCTCTCTGAGATCAGTTTCTCTTCACCACATGCCATGGAAACCTGCACCTCCAAGCCATCTAAACCCAACCCATATTCGACTCGACACCCAAACAACCCATCCCAAACCCCTAAATACCTCCCAAACACAACCTTATACAAACCGGAGAGATGAACACGATGACGTGTTTGGTGCTAGAAAAATTACGTGAGAGAGCAGATCTGAGAAGGAGAAAGTGAGAGAGAACATATCTGACATGAAAACGACACTTGCAATGGCAATGGTGTGATGGCACTGGAGAATAGTGTTGGGAGATCTCGAGGTTTGGGTCCCTTAGAGTTCTTGGTGATGGCGACGAAGGTGGATCTCGAGGTCTTGGGTTTTCGGTGACGGTGACGACACCAGGGTCTCGGGGTTCTCAGTCACCGGTGTGGGATTGATCGGCGACAACACAAATGTCTCGGGGTCAGCTTAGAGGGAGGATGTGagggagagagaaaaaaagaaagaaaggaggaggaggaggaaccTCGTTTTGTTCCTGTTGATGGTGACGGTTATTGGTGATTGTTCTAGATTAAACAAAcagaaaggaaaaagaaaaagaaaaaaaaaggaaaaaaaattgtaatttatttttaggagaattaccccatatactaattttttattttttttttcaaatttacggtttgagtttctaaagtgttgcagtgctagttgcaataggagtttatctacgattttttgttgcaatttaggttgcagtgctagttgcaatagggatttctatgtattttttttccgtaaaaatgcaaaaaaaaaaaaaaaaattagtttatagTGTAACATAAAAAAgtcacttattttttttttaaaataattattatttataatttttttttattttaaaattttaaaatatttttttaattatcaataaaattTTGCCAGGTATATACTTATGTATATTGTGGTAGTTTATTTTGGTGCTAAATCATTTTTCGCACTTAAGAGACTAAAGTAAAGGAAAAGACTATAGAGTAAAACGATTGTCCAGTCCAAATTAGTAAAGAATTTAACTGTAACAAATCTAAAACTCTAGGGTTTAGCCGGAAATTAccgaatattttatttattttggaacCTTGAACAAAGTTGTTTGCTTTTGGTGGAAGAGATGAGCTATGCAGTGCCAGTCCTACCCCTTCATGCTCCTCCATTCCTTGATGGGTCTCTATCTTCTACCTCCCACAACTCAGTAATCACTTCTCTCTCTCAGAGTATGATATTACAATGGGGATGCTAGTTTCTCTACTGAAAATCGGGCCTTTCTCAAAATTTGCAGAGCACAGTTGGTGGCGAAAGCTCGGAGGGCTCTAACCGTGTAGAAATGAAGCCAGCTGTTAATGGGTATAAGTGGCGTTTGGTTATTTCATACGAAGGAACTAAATATGCAGGTACTGCTTTATGCAAACCCTTAAATGCTGGGATTTGTTTGTTCTTTTTAGctgtagtaattttttttactgaaaCCATCTCTTAGTAGTTTGTTTACTTGATTTGTGTTGTTTAAATTTTCCATATCAAAATAGCTTGTGTAATACATGTTGGTTGGATGTTAAGTCAGTTTAGGTTTGCCTATTTATTGATGCTCTAATTCTAATTCCATGTTATATTTGATAGTCTCCCCCATTGTCATGTTTAAAATTTCTCTTAATTCAAACTGTTTGAGCACTACATGTTGATTGGATTGTGCCatttaattatgtggatgtgtGTTTTGGAGATGATTGAAACATGGTAAGCATCATTAAACTGTTATGTATTAGGTATAGTGCTCATATTTTGTAATACATTGTGCATTGGAGGATGTCAAtggcttgtttttttttttttcggaaGATACACTTCCTGATATATGATGCATTGTTATGACCATGATAGCTGTTTTTCAGGCTGGCAGTATCAGGTATCACCACCGACAGTACAGTGCTTTCTGGAGAAGGCTCTACACTGTGCAACAAAGCTAGAAAGGAAAGATCTCTGCTTGGTTGGAGCAGGAAGAACAGATGCAGGAGTTCACGCGTTAGGCCAGGTCCGTCTATATTACCACTTTTAAGGATTCAAAGAAGTATCTATTGATTGATGAATCACAAACTTTACAATTAGTAAAGATTTCAGGTGGCACACTTTGTGACCCCTTTCAACTATGGCAGCTTGGATGGCATTCATGCTGCTCTGAACGGTATTCTTCCTGATGATATCAGAGTTAGAGAGATTAGCCCCGCAGTGCCTGAATTCCATGCCCGGTTTTCAGCAGAAGGCAAGACTTATCATTACAAGATATATAATGATGCTGTCATGGACCCAATGCAGCGCCATTTTGCTTACCACAGTGCTTGTAAGCTCAATGCTGATGTTATGAGAGAAGCTGCAAAGCATTTTGTTGGAATCCACAATTTCTCTGCTTTTGCTAACACATCCAACAGCGACAGAGTGCGGAATCCAGTCAAGAGTATATTCAGATTTGATGTTGTTGAAATGGTATCACTTTCTGTGCTGGTGATTATAGTTTAGAACATATTTCATAATGACAGTGACATTACATGTCTCTAACTGGCTGATTATACTATTTAGGGAGCTCTTTTACAGCTAGAGGTTGAAGGCTCGGGTTTTCTATATAGACAAGTCCGGAATATGGTCAGTACCAATAATCTCAGTCACTTTTAATAATAGTTGTTTGTTTTTGTcataattcaatttatcaaaatgataatgtttgtatgtgtcacaataatgtttattaattataaagaaCATTTTCTGCTGACTAACTTGTAACAGGTTGCTCTACTGCTTCAAGTTGGAAGGGAAGCACTTCCTCCTGATATCGTTCCAAGTATGCTGGCATCGCAAGATCGAAGGGAGCTTGCTAAATATGTCATGTTTGCTCCACCTCACGGGCTTTGTCTTGTGAATGTCATGTACAATAAAGATCATTTGCGACTTCCACCAGATTGTCCCACAGGCAGTTTTGGTAAACATCATACTATAACCAAATGTAAGCTTCCATTCTACTGAATGTTTCACTTTGTTGAAGAAGAATAAATtccatattattttttaaacattgagTAATGGTATCTATAAATGTCTGTTAAATCGTGCTTCTATTATTTTCCTATGTAGTAACATCAAGTACTAGTTTATGATGTGGAAATGTATGTGAAACATATATTATCATATGGTATGATAGTACTATGTTTTGTTTTAGATCgtcattatataatatattaggtTAAGCTTAAGATTTGAACCGAAGTACTATTTGATATTTGAAATAACCAAATTTGTGGCCAAAAATTTGGGCTGCTCTTCCCACTGAGACTGCTGAAATTTCTTCTATTGCACATGGCAAATAGAGCTTTTTTCCAAGGGCAGATTTGTTGCATATTTTGGCGAATAGAACAGGGGAAGAGCATCAGTGCTCGCTTTGCAACAATGAAGCTGAAACCTCCATTCATCTTCTCAAGTCTTGTCCAATTGTAAGAGGTACATGGTTGGGCCACAAAAGTGAGAAATGAAGCTGAGAATGACTCAACTAATTAGGTGGTACTGTGAAAATGACAATAATGTTGACACTAAAGGCTTGCTCTCTTTTTCTGCTTGTATCTTTGATTGCATCTGGACGGCTAGGTACAATGTGTTGCTGCATGGaaaagagagactgaatgtaGGTAGCATGATAACTAGGATTAATCTAAGTTAACAGGAAATTGCAAAGGTCTACAACCCCAACACTTTGGAGGGGTGCTTTGATTTATTGTGTGAGCCACCATCATTGGAGAGGACAGATACAACATTTGTCGATGCTTATTTGTTATTCtgaaaattaataaattggAACGAATTATCGAATGATATTTTTAGTTGAGCCACGGATTatgtcgctctctttaagaTGTTTTGCGGCTCTACCCGAAGTGTACACTACAGTTTATCAATCACGACGTTTCCAGGGTAAAACATGCTCTGTATACGAATTGCTTTGCACCGAACAATAGCGCTAGATTACacttaaaaaattgttttgagAAAAATTGTAAGgaagaaagattttttttttttttttgtgtttcaaAAGACGTGTTCTTCCGTTCTTCTGATATAACTTATATAgagaatttttaataataaaacggTAAATATGATTGTAGGCGGAACATTGGTTCTTGGCAGTGAAAAGTGGATTATTGACTGATTGCTCTTACTGCTTCAGttaattaacattaattaagtaataaataaaaaatatttattttattaaataattttttggtaAAAAATAAAGTGACATCACAATCAATCTCCCAGCTCGGCTCAACACGGTTCGGTGGCGACGGCGCACGCGCGTGTGATGGTTCGGTGTGTGAGTCCTCACACATGCGCACAAAACTGGGTGACTCCTAGTGCCCAAACTCAAATCTCATAGTTATCCCTTATATAAACTTTCAAAGAAGTGTTCATATCCCATGTGAGACTCAATGCACTATCATACACACTTcattcttatata includes:
- the LOC115698563 gene encoding uncharacterized protein LOC115698563 isoform X1 is translated as MSYAVPVLPLHAPPFLDGSLSSTSHNSSTVGGESSEGSNRVEMKPAVNGYKWRLVISYEGTKYAGWQYQVSPPTVQCFLEKALHCATKLERKDLCLVGAGRTDAGVHALGQVAHFVTPFNYGSLDGIHAALNGILPDDIRVREISPAVPEFHARFSAEGKTYHYKIYNDAVMDPMQRHFAYHSACKLNADVMREAAKHFVGIHNFSAFANTSNSDRVRNPVKSIFRFDVVEMGALLQLEVEGSGFLYRQVRNMVALLLQVGREALPPDIVPSMLASQDRRELAKYVMFAPPHGLCLVNVMYNKDHLRLPPDCPTGSFGKHHTITKCKLPFY
- the LOC115700822 gene encoding uncharacterized protein LOC115700822 translates to MAFHRAPKAKQKPRSSIIYLVIAVAAISLLFLVSSLLSTNGSLFSYNASEYIAKLKRPKYRPTGNEKYLYWGNKIDCPGKHCDSCEGLGHQESSLRCALEEAMFLQRTFVMPSRMCINPIHNKKGILHQQASNESSDERWAANSCAMDSLYDMDFISETVPVILDNSKLWHQVLSTSMKLGSRGIAHVEGVNRVELKENDRYSNLLLINRTASRLSWFMECKDRNNRSAIMLPYSFLPSMAAANLRIAAEKIKARLGDYAAIHVRRGDKIKTRKDRFGVERSLHPHLDRDTRAEFILHRIAKWVPPGQTLFIASNERTPGFFSPLAARYKLAYSSNYSNIIDPLIENNYQLFMIERLILYGAKTIIKTFKEDNTDLSLTDDPKKNTKLWQIPVYTMDEE
- the LOC115698563 gene encoding uncharacterized protein LOC115698563 isoform X2; protein product: MSYAVPVLPLHAPPFLDGSLSSTSHNSSTVGGESSEGSNRVEMKPAVNGYKWRLVISYEGTKYAGWQYQVSPPTVQCFLEKALHCATKLERKDLCLVGAGRTDAGVHALGQVAHFVTPFNYGSLDGIHAALNGILPDDIRVREISPAVPEFHARFSAEGKTYHYKIYNDAVMDPMQRHFAYHSACKLNADVMREAAKHFVGIHNFSAFANTSNSDRVRNPVKSIFRFDVVEMGALLQLEVEGSGFLYRQVRNMVALLLQVGREALPPDIVPSMLASQDRRELAKYVMFAPPHGLCLVNVMYNKDHLRLPPDCPTGSFGKHHTITK
- the LOC115700001 gene encoding uncharacterized protein LOC115700001; this translates as MGTAGDGAEHLICPPKNSVKINVDATLFEDGARAGVGVVARDNKGLFIEGFTKVFNEALDLALVEAMGVREALSWLKEKMWQRVLIETDCLTVVQALCSHVKMISLFGNVINECKSVLKELRNVSIYFVKRSADMVAHSLARVFILFPDRIFSFGDVPTELLPYLVAEFVG